The Papaver somniferum cultivar HN1 unplaced genomic scaffold, ASM357369v1 unplaced-scaffold_107, whole genome shotgun sequence genome includes a region encoding these proteins:
- the LOC113328364 gene encoding ureide permease 2-like, which translates to MYVVQSKGGAIGCMFLSLFFLGTWPVIIALLERRGKLPQHTYLDYSITNLLAAVLIALTFGKIGGSQPDMPNFITQLYQDNWPCVLFAMAGGVFLSVGNLATQYAWPLVGISVTGVICSSIVVVIGTTINYFLDARMNKAKILFPGVACFLVAVFLGSAVHASNAADNKAKLSSYEEASGSIDGRKDLENGTVRLKKAEVGTANFLVEIENKRAIKVFGKSTLIGLGITFFAGLCFSVFSPAFNLATNDQLHMMTPGVPHLVVYTAFFYFSVSCFVMAIILNIIFLYYPVFNLPRSSLKAYINDWNGRNWALLAGFICGFGNGLQFMGGQAAGYAAADAVQALPLVSTFWGILLLGEYRKSSEKTYVLLVSMLLMFIVAVGILMASSRHRKK; encoded by the exons ATGTATGTAGTTCAGAGTAAAGGAGGAGCCATAGGCTGTATGTTTCTTTCTCTATTCTTCTTAGGTACATGGCCTGTTATTATTGCTCTTCTAGAGAGAAGAGGTAAGCTTCCACAGCATACTTACCTTGATTACTCCATTACAAATCTCTTAGCTGCTGTATTAATTGCTCTAACATTCGGGAAAATCggaggtagccaaccggatatgCCAAATTTCATCACTCAGCTTTATCAG GACAATTGGCCATGCGTCTTGTTTGCTATGGCAGGTGGGGTGTTTCTCAGTGTCGGAAACCTTGCTACGCAGTATGCTTGGCCGTTGGTGGGTATCTCGGTGACCGGAGTCATTTGTTCAAGCATAGTGGTTGTTATAG GCACAACTATTAATTACTTCTTAGATGCACGAATGAACAAGGCCAAGATTCTTTTCCCAGGAGTTGCATGTTTTCTCGTTGCAGTTTTTCTTGGATCTGCTGTTCACGCTTCAAATGCAGCTGATAATAAAGCAAAGCTTAGTAGTTATGAAGAAGCTTCCGGCAGCATAG ATGGTAGAAAAGATTTGGAGAATGGAACTGTTCGTCTAAAGAAAGCTGAAGTAGGAACTGCAAACTTCCTTGTAGAGATTGAAAATAAAAGGGCGATCAAG GTGTTTGGAAAGAGTACTTTGATCGGCTTGGGTATAACATTCTTTGCCGGTCTTTGCTTCTCCGTTTTCTCCCCAGCATTCAATTTAGCGACAAATGATCAATTGCACATGATGACTCCAGGGGTTCCCCATTTAGTTGTCTACACTGCCTTTTTCTACTTCTCTGTATCATGTTTTGTGATGGCTATCATTCTAAACATCATTTTCCTGTACTATCCTGTATTCAACCTACCACGGTCTTCCCTTAAGGCTTACATCAATGATTGGAATGGTAGAAATTGGGCTCTTCTGGCAGGATTTATCTGTGGTTTCGGAAACGGTCTCCAGTTCATGGGCGGTCAAGCTGCTGGATATGCAGCAGCAGATGCTGTTCAG GCACTTCCACTTGTAAGCACATTCTGGGGAATACTTTTATTGGGAGAGTATCGGAAGTCTTCGGAAAAAACATATGTGTTGCTTGTTAGCATGTTATTGATGTTTATCGTGGCAGTTGGGATTCTTATGGCATCATCCAGGCATCGAAAGAAATAA
- the LOC113328365 gene encoding B3 domain-containing protein Os01g0723500-like: MENKIVEPAAERKHHFFKIFHEEEQKRRLRIPVAFCSRLPTEYPACEWAILEGPSGASWIVEVNKTENGTFLDEGWELFVQENCLKKYDFLVFRHDGGMQFLVKVFKGNGCPREECFAPALSPILAQESHGPPEECITPVVSPLGRERKRHASPCGNSMLKMRDSSSQEMLASAATAVKRKVISSRSSFPFFWTCVNRFNVYGDRMTIPVKFARKHFPAKVNGGEITEVMLQNEEGQTWELHVRTTAHDQYLFSKGWKIFATDNNLKIGDFVIFELIDRLPDSKFVMNFHIYPVPVIFEDDADED, encoded by the exons ATGGAGAACAAGATTGTTGAACCAGCAGCTGAAAGGAAACATCATTTCTTCAAGATCTTCCATgaagaagaacagaaaagaagattg CGCATTCCTGTAGCATTCTGCTCAAGATTACCGACAGAGTATCCAGCATGTGAATGGGCAATTCTTGAGGGCCCTAGTGGAGCGTCTTGGATTGTAGAAGTAAACAAAACCGAAAATGGCACCTTCCTCGATGAAGGCTGGGAATTATTTGTGCAAGAGAACTGCTTAAAAAAGTATGACTTCCTTGTGTTTAGGCATGATGGTGGAATGCAGTTCCTTGTTAAGGTCTTCAAAGGAAATGGGTGTCCAAGAGAGGAGTGTTTTGCCCCTGCTCTTTCTCCAATTCTTGCGCAAGAAAGTCATGGTCCACCAGAAGAATGCATCACTCCTGTAGTTTCTCCACTTGGGAGAGAACGAAAGAGACATGCAAGCCCATGTGGAAATTCAATGTTAAAAATGAGAGACTCTTCTAGTCAAG AGATGCTTgcttcagcagcaacagcagtcaAGAGAAAAGTTATATCTTCCAGATCTTCCTTTCCTTTCTTCTGGACCTGTGTGAACCGCTTCAATGTTTATGGAGATCGTATG ACTATACCGGTAAAATTTGCAAGAAAACATTTTCCAGCTAAGGTAAATGGGGGAGAGATAACCGAGGTCATGCTACAAAATGAGGAAGGCCAGACTTGGGAGCTTCATGTGAGGACAACTGCACATGATCAATACCTTTTCAGTAAAGGCTGGAAAATATTTGCTACTGACAACAATCTGAAAATTGGCGATTTTGTCATTTTCGAACTGATTGATAGACTTCCGGACTCAAAGTTTGTGATGAACTTCCATATCTATCCAGTCCCAGTCATCTTTGAGGATGATGCAGATGAAGATTGA